The following proteins are co-located in the Cetobacterium sp. NK01 genome:
- a CDS encoding Fic family protein: protein MIEYESLEKLHFKGKNVVEEYQKRSSSYCTYNTELKIYPILRGERVLAEQYSLFYLPINEINLLQEKIFLNSKKIMELNLELPPAARIACLNDIMTNEITKTNGIEGVHSTKKEIYESMNPKKATRYSGIVNKYRQIISNTLDNINSPEEIRGLYNDLFSEDILKNPENQLDGNLFRKERINISNGSNNIIHSGDPSEEVIIEHINDLINFMNKKDIPSLIKASIVHYYFEYIHPFYDGNGRFGRFLFSMYLARKVDIYTGLSLSYAIFEDKKEYADLFLNASKVRNYGEVTFFVIGMLKFIIKGQNNIIQMLENKILKLNYAKDYIKGIKISYNLSEIESKILFIYIQNYIFAKENPLTDKELLNHVSDIKSIQTLRKHLDNLENLELIGLVSKKPFIRTVSDKIKEILD from the coding sequence ATGATTGAATATGAAAGTTTAGAAAAATTACATTTTAAAGGGAAAAATGTAGTTGAAGAATATCAAAAAAGAAGTAGTAGTTATTGTACTTATAATACTGAGTTAAAAATTTATCCTATATTAAGAGGAGAAAGAGTTTTAGCAGAACAATATTCTTTATTCTATTTGCCTATAAATGAAATAAACCTTCTTCAAGAAAAGATATTCCTAAATAGTAAAAAAATTATGGAGCTGAATTTGGAGTTACCTCCCGCTGCTAGAATTGCTTGTCTTAATGATATTATGACAAATGAGATTACTAAAACTAATGGAATCGAAGGAGTACATTCAACTAAAAAAGAAATTTATGAAAGTATGAATCCCAAAAAAGCTACTCGTTACTCTGGAATTGTCAATAAGTATAGACAAATTATTTCAAATACTTTAGACAATATCAACTCTCCAGAAGAAATAAGAGGTTTATATAATGACTTATTCTCAGAGGATATCTTGAAAAATCCAGAAAATCAATTGGATGGCAACTTATTTAGAAAAGAAAGAATAAATATTTCAAATGGAAGTAATAATATAATACATAGCGGTGATCCTTCGGAAGAAGTTATCATAGAACATATTAACGATTTAATTAATTTTATGAATAAAAAAGATATTCCATCTTTAATAAAAGCTTCAATTGTACATTATTACTTTGAATATATTCATCCATTTTATGATGGTAACGGTAGATTTGGTAGATTTCTTTTTTCTATGTATCTAGCTAGAAAAGTTGATATTTATACAGGATTATCTCTTTCTTACGCTATCTTTGAAGATAAAAAAGAGTATGCCGATTTATTTCTAAATGCTTCAAAAGTAAGAAATTATGGAGAAGTAACTTTCTTTGTTATTGGAATGCTAAAATTCATTATAAAAGGACAGAATAACATTATTCAAATGTTAGAGAATAAAATTTTAAAACTTAACTATGCAAAAGATTATATTAAAGGAATAAAAATTTCATATAATCTTTCAGAAATTGAATCTAAAATATTATTTATATATATTCAAAATTATATTTTCGCCAAAGAGAATCCATTAACAGATAAAGAATTATTAAATCATGTAAGTGATATAAAAAGTATCCAAACTTTAAGAAAACATTTGGATAACTTAGAAAATTTAGAACTAATTGGACTTGTGTCAAAAAAACCATTCATAAGAACTGTTAGTGACAAAATTAAAGAAATACTAGATTAA
- the dinB gene encoding DNA polymerase IV yields MRKLIMHYDMDAFYASIEIRDNPKYKDKPIVVAGGVVTTASYPARKFGIHSAMNTLDAKRLCPKLIVLPVNKEKYSYESKIIQKLVLKITHKVEFIALDEGFVDITDIISKFPSKEIFAKIFRKRIYEITGLTCSVGIGPNKLTAKIASDINKPGGQHIFNNESEFIEFIKEKNIRKLPGVGKQFEKLLNKNNINYVKDIYPFSLKELTAKYGTSRGGLLYTYSRGIDHREVDFNRAIHSIGNENTFRIPLDSEEEINREIEDLFNWSYNRLKSKKLLAKTISLKVRFKNRETLTRSKTRFIPSDDKDILKGMLDEILVTLNLNNNIKLLGVSFSNLENHSNRQLTFEKLY; encoded by the coding sequence ATGAGAAAATTAATAATGCACTACGATATGGACGCTTTTTATGCATCAATTGAGATTAGAGATAATCCTAAGTATAAAGACAAACCCATTGTTGTTGCTGGTGGAGTTGTTACAACTGCTAGTTATCCCGCTCGTAAGTTTGGTATCCACTCTGCTATGAACACCTTAGATGCTAAAAGATTATGTCCTAAGCTCATTGTCCTCCCTGTAAATAAAGAAAAATATTCTTATGAATCTAAAATTATTCAAAAGCTTGTTTTAAAAATAACTCATAAGGTAGAGTTTATCGCTCTTGACGAAGGTTTTGTGGATATAACCGATATCATTTCTAAATTTCCATCAAAAGAGATTTTTGCCAAAATTTTTAGAAAAAGAATTTATGAAATTACAGGACTTACTTGTTCTGTAGGAATTGGACCTAACAAGCTTACAGCTAAAATTGCCTCTGATATAAATAAACCTGGTGGACAACATATATTTAATAATGAAAGCGAATTTATTGAATTTATAAAAGAAAAAAATATTAGAAAACTTCCCGGTGTTGGAAAACAATTTGAAAAGCTTTTAAATAAAAATAATATTAATTATGTTAAAGATATCTATCCCTTTTCATTAAAAGAACTTACAGCAAAATATGGTACTTCTCGTGGAGGATTACTCTATACTTACAGTCGTGGAATTGATCATAGAGAAGTCGATTTTAATAGAGCCATACACTCTATTGGTAATGAAAACACTTTCAGAATTCCACTTGATTCTGAGGAAGAGATAAATAGGGAAATTGAAGACCTTTTTAATTGGTCTTATAATCGTCTAAAAAGTAAAAAATTATTAGCTAAGACTATTTCTTTGAAAGTTCGTTTTAAAAATAGAGAAACTTTAACTCGTTCAAAAACTAGATTTATCCCAAGTGATGATAAAGATATTTTAAAAGGAATGTTAGATGAAATTTTAGTTACTTTAAATTTAAATAATAATATAAAACTTCTTGGAGTTTCCTTTTCCAATTTAGAAAACCATTCTAATCGACAACTTACTTTTGAAAAACTCTATTAA
- a CDS encoding Fic family protein, whose product MNNKLVKIYELKRELNHRKSPNQGEIKRIKENYIIKNTYNSNAIKGNTLTEMETRFVIETNLAVGKKSLKDHLEIRNYYNALIYIETLTNEILSEENIKTVHAILLDGLDRTNKGKYRTIDTSQEIHTLLSWYTSEPVTINRIIEFICKFINIHSFIDENGRTSRLLTNLELLKLRYPPITVLATDILEYYQALDKSYYGDYEEAYDFFYNRIIESLNGYLNFTK is encoded by the coding sequence ATGAATAATAAATTAGTGAAAATTTATGAATTAAAACGTGAACTAAATCATAGGAAATCTCCTAATCAAGGTGAAATAAAAAGAATAAAAGAAAATTATATAATTAAAAACACATACAACTCAAATGCTATCAAAGGAAATACTCTTACCGAAATGGAAACTAGATTTGTTATTGAAACTAATTTAGCTGTAGGTAAAAAATCTTTAAAAGATCATTTAGAAATTAGAAACTACTATAATGCTTTAATTTATATTGAAACTTTAACAAATGAAATTTTATCTGAAGAAAATATAAAAACTGTTCATGCCATACTTTTAGATGGGCTTGATAGAACTAACAAAGGTAAATACAGAACTATTGATACTTCTCAAGAAATTCATACTTTATTATCTTGGTATACTTCTGAACCTGTTACTATTAACAGAATTATTGAATTTATTTGTAAATTTATTAATATCCACTCTTTCATTGATGAGAACGGTAGAACTTCAAGATTACTAACTAATTTAGAACTTCTAAAACTTAGATATCCTCCTATAACTGTTTTAGCTACTGACATATTAGAATACTATCAAGCTCTTGATAAAAGCTACTATGGAGATTATGAAGAAGCCTATGATTTCTTTTATAATCGTATAATTGAAAGTTTAAATGGATATTTAAATTTTACAAAATAA
- a CDS encoding NAD(P)H-dependent oxidoreductase, producing MKILVIATHPNIKESKVNKIWIEALKKENNITIRFLDEIYKENKMIDIEQEKKFLEKAERVVFQFPFYWYNMPALMREYFDKVFEYGWAYGPNGDALKEKEFLVALSIGAPEYSYMGGSYNNFTITELLRPLEATANALQMVYLPYFALFNTPRLSDDEVESSANRYIKHINNIDINHRKYLERLKKENKESSFIDL from the coding sequence ATGAAGATATTGGTAATAGCAACTCATCCAAATATAAAAGAGTCAAAGGTTAATAAAATCTGGATAGAAGCTTTAAAAAAAGAAAATAATATAACAATTAGATTTTTAGATGAAATTTATAAAGAGAATAAAATGATAGATATTGAGCAAGAGAAAAAATTTTTAGAAAAAGCAGAGAGAGTAGTTTTTCAATTTCCTTTTTACTGGTATAATATGCCAGCTTTAATGAGAGAGTATTTTGATAAAGTTTTTGAATACGGATGGGCATATGGTCCTAATGGTGACGCATTAAAAGAAAAAGAATTTTTAGTAGCACTTTCAATAGGAGCTCCAGAATATTCATATATGGGAGGAAGTTATAATAATTTCACTATAACAGAGCTATTGCGACCATTAGAAGCTACAGCAAATGCTTTACAAATGGTATATTTACCATATTTTGCTCTTTTTAACACTCCTAGGTTATCAGATGATGAGGTTGAATCTTCAGCAAATAGATATATTAAACACATAAACAATATAGATATAAATCATAGAAAATATTTAGAGCGTTTAAAAAAAGAGAATAAAGAGAGTAGTTTTATAGATTTATAA
- a CDS encoding BMP family lipoprotein, which produces MKKIGIFIVFLLASVTILSAPIKVGLILAMGGLGDKSFNDSAYAGLLKAQKDFNIEVKYVEPNTWMEDAYFLEEYSQNGFDLIIATSYTAQDAMEDISSKFPNTKYAIVDTKAKEGENIASLVFDESEGSFLVGAIAAKMSKTGKVGFIGALDIPLINRFKSGYEQGAKYVNPEISVITTYVGGDAPFSDPLKGKEHAYSLANQGVDIIYHASGNTGIGILEGVKEKGIYGIGVDCDQDDIVKGQILTSMLKNVNNAIYKVIEDTVNGEFKGQVYNFGLKENGVGTTDFKYTKEIIGSDNIKFIEKLKEDIVLGKIKVN; this is translated from the coding sequence ATGAAAAAAATTGGTATTTTTATTGTATTTCTATTAGCATCAGTAACTATTTTATCTGCACCAATAAAAGTTGGTTTGATTTTAGCTATGGGTGGATTAGGGGACAAGTCTTTTAATGACTCAGCCTATGCTGGTTTACTAAAAGCACAAAAAGATTTTAATATTGAAGTAAAATACGTAGAACCTAATACATGGATGGAAGATGCATATTTTTTAGAGGAATATTCTCAAAATGGATTTGATTTAATCATAGCGACATCTTATACAGCACAAGATGCTATGGAAGATATTAGTTCTAAGTTTCCAAATACAAAATATGCAATTGTAGATACAAAAGCGAAAGAAGGAGAAAATATAGCTTCGTTAGTTTTCGATGAAAGTGAAGGTTCATTTTTAGTTGGAGCAATAGCAGCAAAAATGAGTAAGACAGGAAAAGTTGGATTTATAGGAGCATTGGATATACCTTTAATAAATAGATTTAAGTCTGGTTATGAACAAGGAGCTAAATATGTAAATCCTGAGATTTCGGTAATAACAACATATGTTGGTGGAGATGCCCCGTTTAGTGATCCTTTAAAAGGGAAAGAACATGCGTATTCTTTAGCAAATCAAGGAGTTGATATAATATATCATGCTTCAGGTAATACAGGAATAGGTATTTTAGAAGGAGTTAAAGAAAAAGGAATTTATGGTATTGGTGTAGATTGTGATCAAGATGATATAGTGAAAGGACAAATTTTAACATCAATGTTAAAAAATGTAAATAATGCTATCTATAAAGTAATTGAAGACACTGTTAATGGGGAATTTAAAGGACAAGTATATAATTTTGGTTTAAAAGAAAATGGAGTAGGAACTACAGATTTTAAATATACAAAAGAAATTATAGGAAGTGACAATATAAAATTTATTGAAAAATTAAAAGAGGATATAGTTTTAGGAAAAATTAAGGTGAATTAG